The proteins below are encoded in one region of Silene latifolia isolate original U9 population chromosome 2, ASM4854445v1, whole genome shotgun sequence:
- the LOC141629181 gene encoding 15.4 kDa class V heat shock protein, whose product MELVPYHQDYPWDILLHPSMFIHQFQIPENYVHWRETPESHIYSADLPGVRKEEVKVEVEDSMYLIIRTENAANESSPPSKRFMRKFRLPVRVDIEGISAGYEDGVLTVTVPRRILFTNLAGLAGRLHVTASAA is encoded by the exons ATGGAGCTGGTACCATATCATCAGGATTACCCATGGGACATTCTGTTGCACCCTTCTATGTTCATCCACCAATTTCAAATCCCTGAAAACTATGTTCATTGGAGAGAAACTCCTGAGTCTCACATCTACTCTGCTGATCTTCCTG GGGTAAGGAAAGAGGAAGTGAAGGTGGAAGTGGAGGATTCAATGTACCTAATAATCAGAACGGAGAATGCTGCTAATGAATCAAGTCCACCATCAAAGAGGTTCATGAGGAAATTTCGGCTTCCGGTGAGGGTAGACATTGAAGGAATATCAGCTGGTTATGAAGATGGTGTACTTACAGTAACTGTGCCAAGGAGAATATTATTCACTAATCTTGCTGGTTTAGCTGGTAGGCTACACGTCACTGCCTCTGCTGCTTAA